From a single Nostoc sp. MS1 genomic region:
- a CDS encoding protein kinase domain-containing protein — protein sequence MQTPTVLNNRYRVIRVLAAGGFGETFLAEDTQMPSGRRCLIKKLKPVANNPQIYQLVQERFRREAAILEELGDGCNQIPKLYAYFVENDEFFLIQEYIEGETLQQKLQQGLLSEASVKEIIISILPILDYVHSKRIVHRDIKPDNILIRHSDGKPVLIDFGAVKETMGTVMTASGNSDRSIVIGTPGFMPSEQLAGRPVFSSDIYSLGLTAIYLLTGKFPQQLEIDPATGDLLWRQYALSVTPSFATFLDKAIASHARDRFASAKEMLESLQHSATPIPPTIPVATPTVVSQPPAPVPPQQPTVVTQPPAPVPHQHSYSQPPTQPKQGMRDWQKAVIIGSVIGTFVVSGLWLIRGQLSQPQDSTTTVTQSTPSPTPSASTLPSSNTQANSSQTEPNSSTNTPNNIQPSPTPSVSNSSEPIVSNSPKQQENTPVITPTKTAVEETTITQEDAKELINKWLIAKRVMFAPPYDPQPANELTTGEEYENIAGADGSINSLKNDGHYYKYGLQRIDSVDEFSANANQAAITVKVTEDRTLYDKNGNVVPSQTDFKTRVVRYNLQLVDNKWKIASKTNFTD from the coding sequence ATGCAAACACCAACTGTATTAAACAATCGCTACCGAGTCATTCGCGTCTTAGCTGCTGGTGGATTTGGCGAAACATTTTTGGCAGAAGATACACAAATGCCATCAGGACGCAGGTGCTTAATTAAAAAGCTCAAACCTGTGGCTAATAACCCGCAGATTTATCAGTTGGTACAAGAACGGTTTCGGCGGGAAGCAGCAATTTTAGAAGAATTAGGTGATGGATGTAATCAGATACCTAAGCTATACGCCTACTTTGTAGAAAATGACGAGTTTTTCTTAATCCAAGAATATATCGAAGGCGAAACTCTACAACAGAAGTTACAACAAGGATTGTTGAGTGAAGCTTCTGTCAAAGAAATTATCATCAGTATTCTACCGATTCTTGATTACGTCCACAGTAAGCGGATAGTTCATAGAGATATCAAGCCGGACAATATTTTGATTCGCCACAGTGATGGTAAACCTGTGTTAATTGACTTTGGTGCAGTCAAAGAGACAATGGGAACAGTAATGACTGCTTCTGGTAACTCTGACAGATCAATTGTAATTGGTACACCAGGATTTATGCCGAGTGAACAATTGGCAGGAAGACCAGTATTTTCTAGTGATATCTATAGTTTGGGACTAACAGCAATTTATCTGTTGACTGGAAAATTTCCGCAGCAACTAGAAATCGATCCGGCTACAGGGGATTTATTGTGGCGACAGTATGCTTTAAGCGTAACTCCCAGTTTCGCAACTTTTTTAGATAAAGCGATCGCCTCACACGCACGCGATCGCTTCGCCAGCGCCAAAGAAATGTTAGAGTCCTTACAGCATAGTGCTACACCAATTCCCCCAACAATTCCTGTAGCGACTCCTACAGTAGTTTCTCAACCACCCGCACCCGTACCACCGCAACAACCTACTGTTGTCACCCAACCACCAGCACCAGTACCACATCAGCACAGCTATTCTCAACCCCCAACTCAACCCAAGCAAGGAATGAGGGATTGGCAAAAAGCAGTGATTATAGGTAGTGTTATTGGTACATTTGTTGTTAGTGGTTTGTGGTTAATTAGAGGACAGTTATCTCAGCCACAAGATTCTACAACAACTGTTACCCAATCTACTCCTTCACCAACACCATCTGCATCAACTCTACCAAGTTCAAATACCCAAGCAAATTCTAGTCAAACCGAACCAAATTCTTCAACAAATACTCCCAATAATATTCAACCTTCACCCACCCCATCAGTAAGTAATTCTTCCGAACCAATTGTTTCTAATTCTCCTAAACAGCAGGAAAATACCCCTGTAATTACTCCTACAAAGACTGCGGTTGAAGAAACAACAATTACCCAAGAAGACGCAAAAGAACTAATTAATAAATGGTTAATTGCCAAGCGAGTAATGTTTGCTCCGCCATACGACCCGCAACCAGCTAATGAATTAACCACAGGCGAAGAATATGAAAATATTGCCGGAGCAGATGGTTCGATTAATTCTCTAAAAAATGATGGTCATTACTATAAATATGGTCTGCAAAGAATTGATAGTGTAGATGAATTTTCCGCCAATGCTAACCAAGCAGCAATTACAGTCAAGGTAACTGAAGATAGAACACTTTATGATAAAAATGGAAACGTTGTTCCTAGCCAGACAGATTTTAAAACTAGGGTAGTTCGCTATAATTTGCAACTTGTAGATAACAAATGGAAGATAGCTTCCAAAACTAATTTTACAGACTAA
- a CDS encoding D-alanyl-D-alanine carboxypeptidase family protein produces MLIRSSSPNPAVQPTTNPPTPTVITSNSQPISPQLPSVSITTNSQPISIDKLSPANNQRPLNNQPSYGHLSYAQADVNQMIIVGSYATGTEQRFESLHPEAAQALMKMIYAAREEGVWIIPVSGFRTIEQQQKLFDNQIKRLGSVEKAAKISAPPGHSEHHTGFAVDVADGKLPKQDLTLAFEKTEAYRWLTVHARQFGFELSFPANNPQGVSFEPWHWRYVGSTNAAALFANARK; encoded by the coding sequence ATGCTAATTCGATCATCAAGTCCGAATCCTGCGGTACAACCCACTACAAATCCTCCTACACCCACTGTAATTACTTCTAATTCCCAGCCTATTTCACCACAATTACCAAGTGTTAGTATCACCACTAACTCTCAACCAATTAGTATAGACAAACTATCACCAGCTAACAATCAAAGACCACTCAACAACCAGCCTAGTTATGGTCACTTGAGTTACGCACAAGCTGATGTCAATCAAATGATAATTGTCGGTAGCTACGCTACGGGAACAGAACAAAGATTTGAATCACTTCATCCAGAAGCGGCTCAAGCATTGATGAAGATGATTTATGCTGCTAGAGAAGAAGGTGTATGGATAATTCCTGTTTCTGGTTTCCGCACCATAGAACAACAACAAAAATTATTTGACAACCAAATTAAACGCCTTGGTTCTGTTGAAAAAGCAGCTAAAATCAGCGCACCTCCTGGACATAGCGAACATCATACAGGTTTTGCTGTAGATGTAGCAGATGGAAAACTGCCCAAACAGGATTTGACTTTGGCATTTGAAAAAACAGAAGCTTATCGTTGGTTAACTGTTCATGCTCGTCAATTTGGCTTTGAGTTGTCTTTCCCAGCAAATAATCCCCAAGGAGTAAGTTTTGAGCCTTGGCATTGGCGTTATGTAGGTTCAACAAATGCAGCAGCACTATTTGCTAATGCCAGAAAATAG
- a CDS encoding ATP-binding cassette domain-containing protein: MNINKTSNKINPYLILEKQGSTVNFELEQPQHRIGRDRTIADLLVPEEWQVVGRCHAILKKDGQDYRIYDGDGTKPSTNGLYINQIRITPDSGYSLKDGTEIRIGQNPQNQVLLKYHNPGAKVANTTGKPQNITLKNRSVLLGRDHDATLTLDAPTVSRRHATIDTDPQGRYILRDYSTNGVFVNGKRVNTSVVLQSGAMIRIGPFTLVLRGDELQILDQGNQIRLDACDLVIQDKDKRRLDDISLAIEPGQFVALVGGSGAGKSTLMRTLLGIEQTTAGVVYLNGENLRKNFHLYRTNIGYVPQDDIIHPELKVAEVLTYAAKLRLPPDTDVAKVVEKTLQDVEMSHRRHAKVSQLSGGQRKRVSIGVELLADPKLFFLDEPTSGLDPGLDKKMMQLLRKLADQGRTVILVTHATANIKLCDRVVFLGQGGRLCYFGPPQECLQFFGVREDFADIYNQLEKPENVIDQATKFHKSDDYRRYIENHLSRGNPTSPLHTSSQQKHRVSWWKQFSILTQRYFQIQKRDIINLALALLTAPIGISLMTLAIRNKNPLILGNEPDASLAPLALRVLFVFTCAALWVGLSSSLQEIVKESAIYLRERLVNLSLFAYLTSKVAILSTLAVLQTLLITTIIVLAFKSPQPELISWQIGLAITTFLTLFTSINLGLLVSTFVKNSSQANSSLPLLLLPQIIFSGVLFKMEGAGRIVSWLMLSRWSVGAYGALVNINSLVPEPIKLPDGSTVPQPFEPTPIYDATWSNLGLNWGFLCLHSIIYLTLTFCLQKRKDIF; this comes from the coding sequence ATGAATATTAATAAAACTAGTAACAAAATTAATCCTTATTTAATTTTAGAAAAACAAGGTAGTACAGTTAACTTTGAACTAGAACAACCACAGCATAGAATTGGACGCGATCGCACTATTGCGGATCTACTTGTGCCAGAGGAATGGCAAGTAGTAGGGCGATGTCACGCTATCCTGAAAAAAGATGGGCAAGACTACCGTATTTATGATGGCGATGGAACAAAACCTAGCACCAATGGGTTATATATCAATCAAATTCGTATCACTCCTGATTCTGGTTATTCCCTTAAGGATGGGACAGAAATTCGCATTGGTCAAAATCCCCAAAACCAAGTTTTATTGAAATACCATAATCCAGGTGCAAAGGTAGCAAATACTACAGGGAAACCACAGAATATTACCTTAAAAAATCGCTCAGTTTTGCTAGGACGCGACCACGACGCTACCCTCACCTTAGATGCACCAACGGTTTCTCGTCGCCATGCCACAATTGATACAGACCCTCAAGGACGCTACATTCTCCGCGACTATAGTACCAATGGAGTCTTCGTCAATGGTAAACGAGTCAACACTTCTGTAGTATTACAGTCGGGTGCGATGATTCGTATTGGGCCATTTACCTTGGTTTTGCGTGGCGATGAATTGCAAATTCTCGATCAAGGTAATCAAATTCGCTTAGATGCTTGCGACTTAGTTATTCAAGACAAAGACAAGCGGCGTTTAGATGATATCTCTCTAGCCATTGAACCAGGACAGTTTGTGGCTTTGGTGGGTGGTAGCGGTGCTGGGAAGTCAACCTTAATGCGGACATTATTAGGAATTGAGCAAACAACCGCAGGTGTAGTGTATTTGAATGGGGAAAATCTGCGGAAGAATTTTCACCTCTACCGCACCAATATTGGTTATGTACCCCAAGACGATATTATTCATCCAGAACTAAAAGTGGCTGAAGTGCTTACCTACGCCGCCAAGCTACGACTACCACCAGATACTGATGTGGCTAAGGTAGTGGAAAAGACTTTACAAGATGTGGAAATGTCGCATCGTCGTCATGCCAAGGTATCACAACTGAGTGGCGGACAACGTAAGCGGGTAAGCATAGGGGTAGAATTACTAGCCGATCCTAAGTTATTTTTCTTGGATGAACCGACATCAGGACTTGATCCGGGGTTGGATAAAAAGATGATGCAGTTGTTACGGAAATTAGCCGACCAAGGAAGAACGGTGATTTTAGTGACACACGCAACAGCTAATATTAAATTGTGCGATCGCGTGGTATTTTTAGGACAAGGTGGCAGGTTATGTTATTTCGGTCCTCCCCAGGAATGCTTACAGTTCTTTGGCGTTAGAGAAGACTTTGCAGATATTTACAATCAACTAGAAAAGCCAGAAAATGTTATTGACCAAGCCACCAAATTTCATAAATCAGATGATTATCGCCGTTATATTGAAAATCACCTGAGTCGTGGCAACCCAACATCACCATTACATACTTCTTCTCAACAAAAGCATCGGGTTTCTTGGTGGAAACAGTTTAGTATTTTGACCCAACGTTATTTTCAAATTCAAAAGCGAGACATCATTAACCTAGCCTTAGCACTGTTAACTGCACCAATCGGTATTAGTTTAATGACACTCGCTATTAGAAATAAAAACCCATTAATTCTAGGAAATGAACCAGATGCTAGTTTAGCTCCATTAGCTTTACGGGTATTATTTGTTTTCACCTGCGCCGCCTTGTGGGTAGGTCTTTCCAGTTCCTTACAAGAAATTGTCAAAGAATCAGCAATATATCTCCGAGAACGGCTGGTGAACTTGAGTTTATTTGCTTATCTGACTTCCAAAGTTGCTATTCTTTCTACCCTAGCGGTATTACAAACATTATTAATAACAACTATCATTGTGCTTGCTTTTAAATCCCCACAACCAGAACTTATTTCTTGGCAAATAGGTTTGGCAATTACTACATTTCTCACTCTTTTTACTAGCATTAATCTCGGTTTACTTGTTTCCACATTTGTAAAAAATAGTAGTCAAGCAAATAGTTCTCTGCCATTACTTTTACTACCACAAATCATATTTTCTGGCGTTCTATTTAAAATGGAGGGTGCAGGCCGGATAGTTTCTTGGTTAATGCTCAGTCGTTGGTCAGTAGGAGCTTACGGCGCTTTAGTCAATATCAATTCTCTAGTTCCTGAACCGATTAAATTACCAGATGGTAGCACCGTACCCCAACCATTTGAGCCAACACCAATTTATGATGCCACATGGTCTAATTTAGGTTTAAATTGGGGATTTTTATGTTTGCATAGCATTATTTATTTAACGTTGACATTTTGTTTACAAAAACGCAAAGATATTTTTTGA
- a CDS encoding protein kinase domain-containing protein, with amino-acid sequence MTIQLLNDRYQVIRTLGAGGFGETYLAEDTYMPSKRRCVVKQLRPIQNNPQIYQIVQERFQREAAILEELGGATDQIPALYAYFVADGQFYLVQEWVEGDTLTAKLQQQGLLSETAVQEILVNLLPVLEYVHSKRIVHRDIKPDNIILRHRDGKAVLIDFGAVRESMGTVVNSQGNVTSSIVIGTPGYMPSEQAAGRPVYSSDLYSLGLTAIYLLTGRQPQQLETDSQTGEIMWRDYASHISPVLASVLDRAIAYHPRDRYSTARAMLDDLQSQSNPIPPTQPYFAPPPVVAKPPTPTLPIAPKVEVSGNNQKGILFGSLIAGGLIGVSVIVGFIFTRPSQPIAEKNTSESVKSVTQTPVTSTPVTTPSPTNIVSQPPVTPTPVVPSASDTQNIDSAPTPFVNSPSTDINTTDNNYFWLSERSVTDADLIGKDGYTLDIMRNSIFARHGRRFDNQGLQDYFNNQPWYKPIYSPKEFPIELLTKLEQQNVDYIAAYQNRYNRRYFTDSLNIDKTTAGNDLSLSNKEITPSADGLYHIVIDNQNPNSLTEARQVVRDAYLSRNSTLIYLATVKTKEEAQQKLKQLQTKAMKARIQN; translated from the coding sequence ATGACAATACAGCTGTTGAATGATCGCTATCAAGTTATCCGCACATTGGGTGCTGGTGGGTTTGGAGAAACCTATCTGGCTGAAGATACTTATATGCCTTCTAAGCGGCGGTGTGTGGTAAAACAGCTACGACCAATACAAAATAACCCGCAGATTTACCAGATAGTCCAAGAAAGGTTTCAACGGGAAGCAGCGATTTTAGAAGAGTTAGGCGGTGCAACTGACCAAATTCCCGCATTGTACGCTTATTTTGTCGCAGATGGTCAATTTTATTTAGTGCAAGAATGGGTTGAGGGGGATACACTCACAGCTAAATTACAACAGCAGGGGTTATTGTCGGAAACTGCTGTGCAAGAGATTTTAGTAAATTTGTTACCAGTGTTGGAATATGTCCATTCTAAGCGGATTGTTCACCGTGATATTAAACCAGACAATATTATTCTGCGTCATCGTGACGGCAAAGCTGTACTAATCGATTTTGGTGCGGTACGCGAGTCGATGGGAACAGTTGTCAATTCTCAAGGTAATGTTACCAGTTCAATTGTAATTGGTACACCCGGATATATGCCGAGCGAACAAGCAGCCGGAAGACCAGTTTATTCGAGTGATTTATATAGTTTAGGTCTAACAGCAATTTATCTCTTAACTGGGAGACAGCCACAACAATTAGAAACAGACTCCCAAACAGGTGAAATTATGTGGCGAGACTACGCCAGTCATATTAGTCCGGTTTTAGCTAGTGTACTTGATCGAGCGATCGCCTATCATCCCCGCGATCGCTATTCGACAGCTAGAGCAATGTTAGATGATTTACAGAGTCAGAGTAATCCTATTCCACCCACACAACCTTATTTTGCACCTCCACCAGTAGTAGCTAAACCACCAACACCAACGCTTCCCATAGCTCCCAAAGTAGAGGTTTCCGGCAATAATCAGAAAGGCATCCTCTTTGGTAGTCTAATTGCAGGTGGGTTAATTGGTGTATCGGTAATTGTGGGATTTATTTTTACAAGACCATCCCAACCAATAGCCGAGAAAAACACTAGTGAGTCGGTAAAATCTGTAACTCAGACACCAGTTACGTCAACGCCAGTAACTACACCCTCTCCCACAAATATCGTTTCACAACCTCCAGTAACCCCAACACCTGTTGTTCCCTCTGCATCTGACACGCAAAATATTGATTCTGCTCCTACTCCTTTTGTTAATTCCCCATCAACAGATATAAATACAACGGATAATAATTATTTCTGGCTTTCTGAAAGGAGTGTAACTGATGCAGATTTAATTGGTAAAGACGGTTACACCTTAGATATTATGCGAAATAGTATTTTTGCTCGCCACGGTCGCCGTTTTGATAACCAGGGTTTACAAGACTATTTTAATAATCAACCTTGGTATAAACCAATTTATTCGCCTAAAGAATTTCCAATAGAATTATTAACAAAATTAGAGCAGCAGAATGTAGATTATATTGCGGCATATCAAAATCGGTATAACCGTCGATACTTTACAGACTCGTTGAATATAGACAAAACTACCGCAGGTAATGACTTGTCCTTGTCTAATAAGGAAATAACTCCCTCAGCAGATGGGCTATATCATATAGTTATAGACAATCAAAACCCTAACTCCTTAACTGAGGCACGCCAAGTAGTCCGTGATGCTTATCTATCACGCAACAGCACATTAATCTATCTGGCTACAGTCAAAACCAAAGAAGAAGCCCAACAAAAGTTAAAACAGCTACAAACCAAAGCGATGAAAGCACGCATACAGAATTAA